A genomic region of Halichondria panicea chromosome 5, odHalPani1.1, whole genome shotgun sequence contains the following coding sequences:
- the LOC135335956 gene encoding uncharacterized protein LOC135335956 produces MGEDPRAKESIFAPIIKQFSKLEFTGFIPMDCRFADSDDMKKTRKQIQKSSAILRSPETISLNAHTFYIYLAESFKKELAVSLKVVQQRLRSDLEQTHESEKMANILSFIPTTLTRLVHICDQLSKTGLLLFLHNESSPEKSFLICQSKKLLSDVTGTVFAPEHLRQHCDLASSTGVVPLSKFAETFSNYDIEMLIAFMTHLELCFEIKDKQVLEYIQKMEPDLDDTRYLFFPGLIKIETPERVWEEDPSMSYHFGWIIETFQDTDFFDPRCLQVLILRIVFTFGLAPASKVLHHVPSLQKFCSVWKSGICWCNDDGITTHLELCNNKSFTIKIRAEVVTPESLAHRSKVVNKVIETVKDICSKIVVLESLIDSQEVVSHPLKPSSELTLFSVKDFAAAVSSQKGTVKSVHRARSIKCLLQFEPYAGLDVNTLQCIHSDKNVMKDDQISNAFISHFASQISNPKSILLYRQILSQSRASNVNIQPRQEVVQALETWRSETEGTYSCLRETLNKYSVLTWRNPLDLAGVAHDVIDPSVFSSSGDDQKDPGTTIVHELMVKHGVTDEQLDREIVQDDLALVATHFDNVELYLNPLKLTDNEQADVKRDAFVKGNQVAVINCLSIWRGHEPSETTFRALIRILLDLKKEEIAIQICQYLKIRSSDL; encoded by the exons ATGGGAGAAGATCCACGAGCCAAAGAGAGCATCTTTGCCCCCATTATTAAGCAATTCTCGAAGTTGGAGTTCACAGGGTTCATTCCAATGGATTGTCGCTTTGCTGATTCGGATGATATGAAAAAAACAAGAAAACAAATTCAGAAAAGCTCCGCTATTCTCCGCTCTCCAGAAACCATCAGCCTGAATGCTCACACCTTTTATATCTACCTTGCTGAAAGCTTCAAAAAAGAACTTGCAGTTTCATTGAAGGTTGTTCAACAACGATTACGCAGTGATCTAGAACAGACACACGAGTCTGAGAAAATGGCAAACATTCTCTCCTTCATTCCGACCACCCTCACCCGTCTAGTTCATATCTGTGACCAGCTAAGCAAAACTGGTCTGCTGCTGTTTCTTCACAACGAATCATCACCGGAAAAGTCATTCCTGATTTGTCAATCCAAAAAATTGCTCTCTGATGTCACTGGGACAGTGTTTGCTCCTGAGCATTTGCGTCAGCACTGCGATCTTGCCTCAAGTACTGGAGTGGTTCCTTTATCCAAATTTGCCGAAACTTTCAGTAACTACGACATTGAAATGCTGATTGCTTTCATGACACATTTAGAACTGTGCTTTGAGATCAAAGACAAGCAGGTTCTAGAGTACATTCAGAAGATGGAGCCAGACCTAGACGACACTCGCTACCTCTTCTTTCCCGGGCTTATCAAAATCGAAACTCCAGAGCGTGTGTGGGAGGAAGACCCTTCCATGAGTTACCACTTTGGCTGGATAATTGAAACCTTTCAAGACACAGATTTTTTCGATCCTCGCTGCCTTCAGGTCCTCATTCTGAGAATAGTGTTCACGTTCGGCCTTGCTCCTGCTAGCAAAGTACTACACCATGTtccttccctgcagaaattTTGCTCTGTGTGGAAAAGTGGGATCTGCTGGTGCAATGATGATGGGATCACCACACACCTCGAgctttgcaacaataaatcTTTCACTATTAAAATACGAGCCGAAGTTGTTACACCTGAGAGTCTAGCCCATCGCTCCAAGGTAGTCAACAAAGTTATCGAAACAGTTAAGGATATTTGTTCCAAAATTGTTGTTCTGGAATCACTAATCGATTCACAGGAAGTTGTCAGTCATCCTCTAAAACCTTCCTCAGAGCTAACTTTGTTTAGTGTTAAAGATTTTGCTGCAGCTGTCAGCTCTCAAAAAGGAACTGTGAAGTCTGTTCATCGAGCTCGTTCAATAAAATGTCTTCTCCAGTTTGAGCCGTACGCTGGTTTGGATGTCAACACCCTACAGTGTATTCACAGTGACAAAAATGTCATGAAAGATGATCAAATTTCAAATGCCTTTATTTCTCATTTTGCTAGTCAAATTTCCAATCCAAAAAGTATTCTCTTGTATAGACAAATCCTGAGCCAATCTCGAGCTTCTAATGTCAACATTCAGCCCAGACAGGAGGTGGTCCAAGCCCTTGAGACGTGGAGGAGTGAAACTGAGGGAACTTACAGCTGTCTGAGGGAGACTCTCAACAAGTACAGTGTCCTCACTTGGAGAAACCCTCTG gatCTAGCTggtgtggctcatgatgtTATTGATCCCTCTGTGTTTAGTAGCAGTGGTGATGATCAAAAG GATCCGGGGACCACCATCGTCCATGAGTTGATGGTCAAGCATGGAGTCACTGACGAGCAGTTGGATCGAGAGATTGTACAAGACGACCTTGCTCTAGTAGCTACACACTTTGATAATGTGGAGCTCTACCTCAACCCACTGAAGTTGACTGACAATGAACAAGCTGACGTGAAGAGAGATGCTTTTGTTAAAGGCAATCAAGTGGCAGTGATCAACTGTTTGTCAATCTGGAGGGGTCACGAACCCAGCGAAACAACCTTCAGAGCACTGATTAGAATCTTATTGGATCTGAAGAAGGAAGAAATTGCTATCCAGATCTGTCAGTACTTGAAAATAAG ATCCAGTGATCTATGA
- the LOC135336047 gene encoding protein fem-1 homolog A-like, with protein MQWKDIVEALVSIGEYKLAESVCTQQGESALSVSAFYGWLDCVKRLVETVVLDPKVNKAGDTPLSLACANGHLDTVKYLVNEHKCDPESVLLLAVKQNEKSKLEFLLAKFHSDPNVTDKEGKTPLDLSNDPDIIQLLLKHGAKAANVYKKHSKLIGKLSSERPPHLPLFVLIIGDGGVGKSTLLQSILSSKGFWSIFQRARPVDGVDARTVGIIPHEVYTKEFGRIIYFDFAGQKEFYTSHCAILENAVQTSPPIIILCAKLVESEQAIIDSIVG; from the exons ATGCAGTGGAAGGATATTGTGGAAGCTCTGGTGAGCATTGGAGAGTACAAGTTGGCAGAGAGTGTGTGCACTCAGCAAG GTGAGAGTGCTCTGTCAGTGAGTGCATTCTATGGCTGGCTGGACTGTGTCAAGCGTCTTGTGGAAACGGTGGTCCTCGATCCAAAAG TAAATAaagctggtgacaccccactctctctggcctgtgctaatggccacttggacacagtcaagtacCTTGTGAACGAGCATAAATGTGATCCTGAAA GTGTCCTCTTACTAGCAGTAAAGCAAAATGAAAAATCAAAATTGGAATTTCTACTAGCAAAATTCCACAGCGATCCGAATGTGACCGACAAAGAAGGCAAGACACCTCTCGATTTGTCCAACGACCCTGATATCATACAGCTCCTCTTGAAACATGGAGCCAAGGCTGCCAATGTCTACAAGAAACACAGCAAGCTCATCGGAAAGCTCTCGTCCGAGCGACCCCCACACCTTCCTCTGTTTGTGCTCATCATTGGTGATGGTGGCGTGGGGAAGAGCACTCTGTTGCAGTCCATTCTGAGCTCAAAAGGGTTTTGGTCTATATTCCAGAGAGCAAGACCCGTGGATGGTGTCGATGCAAGGACAGTGGGGATCATACCGCACGAAGTATACACCAAAGAGTTTGGGAGAATCATCTATTTTGATTTCGCTGGTCAGAAAGAGTTTTACACGAGCCACTGTGCCATTCTGGAGAATGCTGTTCAAACCTCACCACCCATCATTATCCTCTGTGCTAAGCTTGTAGAAAGTGAGCAGGCAATTATTGATTCCATCGTTGGTTGA